One Citrus sinensis cultivar Valencia sweet orange chromosome 5, DVS_A1.0, whole genome shotgun sequence genomic window, CTGGAACAGTCACCAACTGCATCTAACTTCAACCTTTCGACCATCCAAGTGGAGTCTCATAGGCTGCCATTTGAAAAGAATCATCGATCAAATCTGGTTTCTATTTCTAGTGGTAATACAGAGAATTGGGGAGAATCTAATATGGCTGATGCTAGTCCGAGGACCGATATCTCGACAGATGCAGACAcagatgaaaaaaatcaaagggtACTGTCAAAGTCTTCATTTCCAAAGTTTTGTTCAaacacttattttataaaattttcttgtgCAGAACTCTAAATTTATATGAACCattgcttttctcttttttgatGAAGAGAGACagtttgttttccttttattaattaaaaaatgtgttgatgttaaattatattagtgTTGATCTACCACTTAAGCATTCTACATCTGCAGTTTGATAGAGGTCAATCCACTGCTGTTGTAGCCTCTGATTCAAGTGATAGATCAAAGGACAAATTAGATCAGAAGGTAATTATTTTAACTGCATGGGTTTATCTGAGCTTTATATGATTTTGTTTGATGGGGATCTTTTGCCTGATTATTCTATGCAGACTCTTCGAAGACTTGCTCAGAATCGTGAGGCTGCAAGAAAAAGCCGATTAAGGAAGAAAGtatgtgtttttcttttgtacaaTTAACTTCGTAGAAtcaatttgttttgttaaatatttgagGATCCAATTAATGGTAATGAAGACCAAGCCCCTGTTGAGAGCATAGTTCCTTGGTACGGTTATATCTTGTGAAAGAATGCTTGTTACTGGCAAGTGgttgaaacttaaatttttaaaatatatagatattgcCTTTGTACTGGTCATCTTCTTGAAAACTAAGCTATCAtaaacaaaactaaaaaaccAATTTCCACAGAATATATTGGTTAATTACATATGAATGACAATGTTTCTCTAATTAGCCACCCGTTTTGCATCAATTACTCTAGTCCTGTTGCTGGAACTATCACATGCTATTTGGAAGCTGAGCATGTCTTTTTGCAGTTTTGCCTGGCTTTTTGTAGTCTCCTGTACTGACTTGCATCCCGGCTTGATTTGTCTGTAGGCATATGTCCAACAGTTGGAGAGTAGTCGTTTGAAGCTGACCCAGCTTGAACAAGAGCTTCAGCGAGCAAGACAGCAGGTTATGTTTGACTATTTCTTCAgtgtttctattttatttctacttGATCATTTGTTTGGGTGTAATTTAACCTTTTCTTCCCCTCTTGTTCAGGGAATCTTCATATCAAGCTCAGGAGACCAAACCCATTCAATGAGTGGAAATGGTATTCCTTCTTTCTTCTAACTGAAGCAGTGAATGCCTCCTTTAAATGTACTATTTCAAGAGTTTCTTAAGTTTTGAGAACTACAGAAGATTACCTCTACTATCAAAGCTTATAAAAATGACTCTTAGCTTGTTCTTGTTAATGAATATTCTAAATCTCAGAACATGCGTAACCCTATTGTTTAAAGTATGCTACAAGGAATACCTCTCCTCATTGCATGCCTGTGGTTCAATGTCTATATGCATGCTTGACCAAAAAATCTGTTCctgtttttcatttacattgctGTGTATCCTTCTTCTAATGCACTAGTTAAGTCTTTGATGATGAGATCCCTGGCAAGCTATGGTAGTCAGATgtgttaagaaaaaataaaagcggCAAATTTACTAGTGAAAGTAGGGGTTCATGCTGGCAGTAAGCAAACCAGGAGTTGTTATATTTTACTGGCTGAGAACGAAAAATATTAGTAACcagaataataatttttaatcttctaAGTAGTCTTTCTTTTCCCCCTGCCATGTATATGAACTGTTGGATCATTTCAGAAACCACCTAGGAAAACATGTAGTCATTTCAAATGTCATGTAAAACACAATGCAGTTTCCATGGGCTGTGCCGATGacttcttttatatttcttgtttgGGTTGTGTAATGCATGTTCATGTTTAGCCGGtggtttacaaaattatatgcCATTTCATGCATGCCTGTGAGTAGTTTAAAATTTAGGGTGCCATTGTCTTTTCATCagctgcttttctttttcaactgttttttaaaaattaattacagtTCATGAACTTGATGATGTTCACTGTTCCTTTTAGGAGCGATGGCATTTGACGTAGAATATGCAAGATGGCTCGAAGAGCAGAACAAACAGATCAATGAGCTTAGATCAGCAGTGAATTCTCATGCAAGTGATACAGAACTTCGTATGGTTGTTGATGGTATAATGGCTCACtatgatgaaatttttaggCTGAAGGCCAATGCAGCTAAAGCTGATGTGTTCCATTTGTTGTCGGGCATGTGGAAAACACCTGCTGAGAGATGTTTTATGTGGCTTGGTGGTTTCCGTTCATCTGAGCTTCTTAAGGTGAGTTCATTGTATCTTAAACTGAAAGATGTTTTTGAAAAGGAAGAGCTAATGAATTAGATTTGCAATCTTATGCAAGTTAGTTAAAAACTGTctgtgttttctttctttttcctcatATTTCTTTAGTATGGTAAAAGATATTCAAGTTTTTTTCATCCTTTTTTTCTGTTCAATgttatgtaattaatatttaattggaACAACCAATGTTATATGAAAACTTAACCTGTGTTCAACTTCTTGTGGAAACAACTAATGAAGATGTACTTGTTGAGGCTGGTCAAAGAATGTCCATCATATGTTTTGGTCAAAGAATGTCCATCGTATGTTTGATAACCACTTCATCAAGTAGATAGTGTTGAAATCACATAATTTTTCCcatgcattaaaattttaaaactaaggAACTTCATTTATGGAGAATAGTTGGTTGTATTAGAGATATGCGGAAACTGGACAGAGGTGCATATTGAAGTTTGGttcattt contains:
- the LOC102607483 gene encoding transcription factor TGA6-like isoform X1 codes for the protein MPSFDSQFSNSEKLVTFSCTEGTTIQSNRGSNLGAFEQSVGFRLGDAVNLTGNTVLNSTKASGQANTSDPLQIVTFDKSPTASNFNLSTIQVESHRLPFEKNHRSNLVSISSGNTENWGESNMADASPRTDISTDADTDEKNQRFDRGQSTAVVASDSSDRSKDKLDQKTLRRLAQNREAARKSRLRKKAYVQQLESSRLKLTQLEQELQRARQQGIFISSSGDQTHSMSGNGAMAFDVEYARWLEEQNKQINELRSAVNSHASDTELRMVVDGIMAHYDEIFRLKANAAKADVFHLLSGMWKTPAERCFMWLGGFRSSELLKLLVNQLEPLTEQQLVGIGNLQQSSQQAEDALSQGMEALQQSLAETLSSGSLGSSGSGNVANYMGQMAMAMGKLGTLEGFIRQADNLRQQTLQQMHRILTTRQSARALLAIHDYFSRLRALSSLWMARPRE
- the LOC102607483 gene encoding transcription factor TGA6-like isoform X3; amino-acid sequence: MPSFDSQFSNSEKLVTFSCTEGTTIQSNRGSNLGAFEQSVGFRLGDAVNLTGNTVLNSTKASGQANTSDPLQIVTFDKSPTASNFNLSTIQVESHRLPFEKNHRSNLVSISSGNTENWGESNMADASPRTDISTDADTDEKNQRFDRGQSTAVVASDSSDRSKDKLDQKTLRRLAQNREAARKSRLRKKAYVQQLESSRLKLTQLEQELQRARQQGIFISSSGDQTHSMSGNGAMAFDVEYARWLEEQNKQINELRSAVNSHASDTELRMVVDGIMAHYDEIFRLKANAAKADVFHLLSGMWKTPAERCFMWLGGFRSSELLKLEPLTEQQLVGIGNLQQSSQQAEDALSQGMEALQQSLAETLSSGSLGSSGSGNVANYMGQMAMAMGKLGTLEGFIRQADNLRQQTLQQMHRILTTRQSARALLAIHDYFSRLRALSSLWMARPRE
- the LOC102607483 gene encoding transcription factor TGA6-like isoform X2; translated protein: MPSFDSQFSNSEKLCTEGTTIQSNRGSNLGAFEQSVGFRLGDAVNLTGNTVLNSTKASGQANTSDPLQIVTFDKSPTASNFNLSTIQVESHRLPFEKNHRSNLVSISSGNTENWGESNMADASPRTDISTDADTDEKNQRFDRGQSTAVVASDSSDRSKDKLDQKTLRRLAQNREAARKSRLRKKAYVQQLESSRLKLTQLEQELQRARQQGIFISSSGDQTHSMSGNGAMAFDVEYARWLEEQNKQINELRSAVNSHASDTELRMVVDGIMAHYDEIFRLKANAAKADVFHLLSGMWKTPAERCFMWLGGFRSSELLKLLVNQLEPLTEQQLVGIGNLQQSSQQAEDALSQGMEALQQSLAETLSSGSLGSSGSGNVANYMGQMAMAMGKLGTLEGFIRQADNLRQQTLQQMHRILTTRQSARALLAIHDYFSRLRALSSLWMARPRE
- the LOC102607483 gene encoding transcription factor TGA6-like isoform X4; translated protein: MADASPRTDISTDADTDEKNQRFDRGQSTAVVASDSSDRSKDKLDQKTLRRLAQNREAARKSRLRKKAYVQQLESSRLKLTQLEQELQRARQQGIFISSSGDQTHSMSGNGAMAFDVEYARWLEEQNKQINELRSAVNSHASDTELRMVVDGIMAHYDEIFRLKANAAKADVFHLLSGMWKTPAERCFMWLGGFRSSELLKLLVNQLEPLTEQQLVGIGNLQQSSQQAEDALSQGMEALQQSLAETLSSGSLGSSGSGNVANYMGQMAMAMGKLGTLEGFIRQADNLRQQTLQQMHRILTTRQSARALLAIHDYFSRLRALSSLWMARPRE